CGTAGGCTTCGACCGAGTCGGCCGGCTGTGTCCCGAGGAACGCGGCCGCGATCCGCAACGCGAGTGGAAGGCAGCCGCACGCCCGAGCCAGCCGCTGCGCCTGCGCCTTCGTGCACGCGTTGCCGAGCAGTTGACCGAGCAGATCCACGGCCTCGTCGATACTGAGTTCGTCTGCTGCGATGTCCCAGGCGCCGTTGCGCGCGACCAGTCCGTAGAGCGGTTCGCGGCTGGTGACCAGGACCGCGCTGCCGAGCGAGCCGGGAATGAGGGGCCTGATCTGCTCCGGATCGCGCGCGTTGTCGAGAACGATCAGGAGCCTGCGATCTGCGGCCTCGGCGCGGAAGAGCGCCACCGCCTCGTCCAGGTCGCCGGGAATCCGGTCGGCCGGAAGGCCGAGCGCCCGCAGTATCGCGCCCAGGGCGGCCAGCGGCGCGACCGGGGGCTGGTGCGAATGCCCGCGCAGATCGAGGAAGAGCTGCCCGTCCGGGAATCGGGAGACCGACCGCCTGGCCCAGCGCACGGCGAGTTGCGTCTTCCCGCAGCCGCCGGCCCCGCTGATGACCGCGAGGCCGCTCGCCGCCGGGCCGGGCAGAAGGTGGCGGTCGAGCTCGTCGAGCTGAGCGGACCGGCCGACGAACCCTGAGATGCCGACGGGCAGCTGGGCGGGCACACTCCGGCGTTCGTCGTCAGACGGTATCCGGGAGCGAGCCGAGCGCTCCGGCCGGCCGGTGCGCTCGTCAAGAATCAGTGTCCTGATGGTGGCGAGCTCCCGGCCCGGATCCACGCCCAGTTCATCGCGCAGTTGGACCCGCACCCGCGCGTAGAGTTCGGAGGCTGCGTCGCGTCGCCCCGACTCGGCCAACGCGGCGATCAATCGAGCGGCCAGGCCTTCGTGCAGAGGCTCGGTGGCAAACAGGGTTCTGAGAACCGGCACGGCCTGCGCCGACAGACCCAGCCGCATCGCGCAATCCGCGTGGGCCAAGGCGACCGCGACCCGCCGCTGCGCCACCTCCAGCAGCGCCGGATGCCCGGCGAACACCTCGGCCAGGTCGGCCAGCACCGCGCCGTGGGCGAGATGCAGGGCCCTGCCGAACAGGTCGAAAGCCAGCTGCGGCCGACGCGGCTTCTCCGCCGACCCCTGGCCGGCCAGAGCGTCGAACTCGAGCAGGTCGAGCCGTTCGGCGGGCAGCTCCAGCCGATAGCAGCCCGGCTGCGAGACCACGATCCCGGTGCCCACGACGGTGCGCAGCCGCGAGACGTGGGAGTACAGCAGGTTCCGGGCACCGTTCGGCGCCGCGTCGTCCCACAGCGTCCGCACGATCTCCTCGTGCGGGACCGGCCGACCCGGATGCAGCGCCAGCAGAGCCAGCAGCCTGCGTTGCTTGGCCGAGCGCAGCGGCACGCTCGCACCGCCGCGAGTGATCGTGAGCGGACCGAAGATCCGCACCGTCACCGGCTCGAGGGGCAGGCCCGGTTCGCGCGCCGGAGCGAGCGTGCCGGAACCGCCACGGGCACGGCCCGCGGCCTTCATCGTCGTCATACCCACCGTCCCCGTCAGGAGCGGCAGTGCGCCCGGGAGGCGGGTCGTGGACGCGGCGGTTCGCCGTGCCCTGCGCCCGTCTGCGGAGACCGGCCCCACTGCCGGTTCCGTCCGCGGCCCTGCCCTGGTTCCACCTTCGCCGTCTCTGCCTTTCCGCCGCTGCCTGCCGCCCGCCGCCGGGGAACGGGGTCGACTCCCGTCCGGTTCCGCTGGGTCAGCGCAGTCTCACTGAGCGTGCCCGCGGCGGCCGCGTGCGTCAAGCTGTCCGTCAGCCTACTGCCGAATCAGGGTAGAAGAACACGAACACAAGTTCGCAGGGCACTGCGATGTCGGGCGGGCGGCCGGCGCGCGCCGGCGTCCGTCGGCCTCAGTCGGCGGTGAGCTCGGCGATCAGCGCCGGGATCTCGGCCAGCGCGGCCACCCGCATCCCGGCCCATTCGGCCGGCCGGTCGAACGCCCTGTGCTCGGCCCAGTCCGGTCCGGCCAGCATCACCGGATGCATGCCGACGGCGGCCGCCCCGGGGAGCTCGCCCCCGCCGCCGTCACCCACGTAAAGGCAGGACTCCGGCGCCACGCCGAGCCGCTCCGCGGCCGTGCGGAACAGCCGCGGATCGGGTTTGCAGGCGCCCTCGGAGCTGGAGAAGACCGTCGCGTCGAACAGCGGCGCGAACTCGAACTCCGCCCACAGGTCCGGCAGTTCGGGCGTGCAGTCGCTGACCAGCGCGATCTTCAGTCCGTCCGCGCGCAGGGCGCGCAGGGTGGGCAGCGCGTCCGGCCGCAAGTCGGCCACATCCCGGTAAGCGGCCAGGCGGGCCGCGACCGCGGCGGTCAACTGCTCGTCGCTGGGGGAGAGCCCGAGGTCCGCGGCGACCTTGCGGAAGGTCTCGTGCACCGAGCCGAGCCCGCCGACCACGCGTTCGGACCAGGTGGCGTCGAGCGCCGCGACCCAGGCCTCGGCCGGGATCCCCAGCGGCTCGGCGCAGACCGCCTTCTGCGCGTCCCAGTACGCCTGCGGCCGGCTCGGGGTGAGCGTGCCGTACATGTCGAAGATCACTGCGGAGATCGGGACTGCCACGACGCGACCCTACCAGCGGGTGCGTGCGGAGGCGTGAGCGGCGCCGAGCAGGCAATCTGGTAAGTATGAAGGAAGTACTGAACCTCGTCCTGAACGTCCTGTGGTTCTTCCTGTGCGGCCTCTGGCTCGCGCTCGGATATGCGCTCGCCGCGCTGATCTGCTTCATCCTGATCATCACGATCCCGTTCGGGGTCGCCGCGCTGCGCATCGCCTCGTTCGTGATCTGGCCGTTCGGCCGCACCGCCGTGCGCCGGCAAGACGCCGGGACCGTCTCCCTCGTCGGCAACGTGATCTGGATGGTGGTGGCCGGCATCTGGCTGGCCATCGGCCACATCGCCACCAGCATCGCGCTCGCCGTGACGATCATCGGGATCCCGTTCGCCTGGGCGAACCTCAAGCTGGTGCCGATCTCGCTGTTCCCGCTCGGCGCCGAGATCGTCCCGAGCGAGCGCGCCTTCGCCGGCTGGTGATCC
This genomic window from Actinospica robiniae DSM 44927 contains:
- a CDS encoding HAD family hydrolase, with the protein product MAVPISAVIFDMYGTLTPSRPQAYWDAQKAVCAEPLGIPAEAWVAALDATWSERVVGGLGSVHETFRKVAADLGLSPSDEQLTAAVAARLAAYRDVADLRPDALPTLRALRADGLKIALVSDCTPELPDLWAEFEFAPLFDATVFSSSEGACKPDPRLFRTAAERLGVAPESCLYVGDGGGGELPGAAAVGMHPVMLAGPDWAEHRAFDRPAEWAGMRVAALAEIPALIAELTAD
- a CDS encoding YccF domain-containing protein; the protein is MKEVLNLVLNVLWFFLCGLWLALGYALAALICFILIITIPFGVAALRIASFVIWPFGRTAVRRQDAGTVSLVGNVIWMVVAGIWLAIGHIATSIALAVTIIGIPFAWANLKLVPISLFPLGAEIVPSERAFAGW